The following is a genomic window from Pseudoalteromonas arctica A 37-1-2.
TTGACAGTAAAGATAACACTGCACGAGAAGGCTTAGATGACTTAGATTGGGGGTTTGAGCTGGGGCCATCATTAAATTATTATTTAATAGGAACCCCACAAACAAAACGCCACCTATATTTTGGGCTTTTTACTCGAAAAGCTATGGCTACCGATTTTGGGTCTATCACTAATGTAGGTTGGCATTATGGACCTAGTGTTTATTTCGAGTCGCCACTTTTAATAACGAATGACTATGAGTTAAGCACCAGTATTAGAGCAAATGCTAATTTTGCTGACGATCGGTATTTAAATTATTATTATGGTATTTCATTACTTGATAGTAGTGCTGAACGAGCTGAGTTTAATAACCGTTCCGGATATTCAGGATCAGATTTATCCATTGGGATAAATCTTGATACTAAAAAATATTGGTTAGGTGGTTTTGTAAAATATGATTACCTAGCAAATACAAAGCAGCAACAGAGTCCTTTAGTTAAGCAAAACAGTAATGTATCGCTTGGCTTTGGAGTTGCATGGAAATTTTATACACGAGAAGGAAGATAAAATGAAAACGATTATAAGTACGTTGCTTATTGCCACAGTATTAATGACATCGGCTGCTCAAGCCCGTGATGATATTAGTAAATACCCAATTCAAAAATTGCTAGAAACAACTAAAGCAAAAAATGCATTATTGGATATACCACTTTACTTTGCTGATCAAAGCTATTCAAAAGAAAGCAGCAAATACGGTGAAGTAATCACTAATAAAAAAACCAATGCATTTGGTAAGTCTGATACTGAGGCATGTGAGTGGGTAATGTTAAGTGCACTTAAAGCATTACAAGAGCGTGCTGTAAAAGAAGGCATGAATGCAGTTGTTAATATTCAGTCATATTACAAAAAACGTGAGTTTGTCAGTAGTACTGAATTTGAATGTGGTGCAGGTACTATTATGGCTGGTGTTGCATTAAAAGGCACTTTAGTTAAGTTATAACTAACTGTTAGCACTTTTTTGCTGTATAATTTGCGACCCTTGATAATGTGGCCGTAGGTTATACAGCATGAATTTTAAATCTTTTAGTTTCGCTCCTGAAATCATCCAGGCGTTGGACGAACTTAACTATCACACTCTTACGCCCATTCAGCGCGCAGCAATTCCTGCTGTTCGTAAAGGTAAAGACGTTTTAGCCAGTGCACAAACTGGTACCGGCAAAACTGCCGCGTTTGCTTTACCTATCATCCAAAAATTGGTTGAGTCTGAACTCAGCACAACGAATGCACCTCATGCATTAGTACTTGCTCCAACGCGTGAACTTGCAGAACAAATTGCAAATAATTTTAGAGATTTTGCAAAGCATACATCACTTAAAGTCGTTAGCTTATTTGGTGGTGTTAGCACTGCCGGCCAAGCAAATGCTTTAAAAGAAGGTGTAGATATTGTTGTTGCAACGCCAGGTCGTTTATTTGATCATATTCGTTTAGGTAACTTAAGCCTTGCAAGTGTTAAGCACCTTGTTCTTGATGAAGCTGACCGTATGCTTGATATGGGCTTTATTGAAGATATGCAA
Proteins encoded in this region:
- a CDS encoding MipA/OmpV family protein, which translates into the protein MSKVKWLYLLLILFSTFSFSASKLEVGGGIFMADIPHYLGSDQSEQYALPVPYIRYQSDDLDIDRNSFTGYLWQHGNLHLDISAGVSIAIDSKDNTAREGLDDLDWGFELGPSLNYYLIGTPQTKRHLYFGLFTRKAMATDFGSITNVGWHYGPSVYFESPLLITNDYELSTSIRANANFADDRYLNYYYGISLLDSSAERAEFNNRSGYSGSDLSIGINLDTKKYWLGGFVKYDYLANTKQQQSPLVKQNSNVSLGFGVAWKFYTREGR